TTCCCTCCACTAATTCTCCCTACATATGAATGACTTGCAAATTTGTGTCTCCAGCCCAGACTTCTCTGACTTCCTTACCGTGCATCTTCTGGGTATCTGAAAGTTTTCTCAGTCCTAGCGTGTTCAAACGGAACCCCTGCTCTTCCTGCACAAACCTGATCTGCCTCCAGAGTCGCTTAACTAGCTAGTTGTGCAACACACAAACATAGGAGTCATCCTTCTTTCTTACCACCCCCAGTCAAGTCCTGCAATCCTCTTGCTTAAGGATTTCTGGAGTCTACCCACTCATCTTCACCTCTAGTATTATTCTACCATCCCCCTCCAGTGCCTCCACATCTCACTGGACCTCTGCAGCAGCCATCTCATCAGCCTGTCCCTGTTCTTGCCACTATCCCAACTATCGCCATCCACGCTGCTACCACTGGGATCGTTCTGAAGCATACATCGAATTCCCTTCTCATCTAAAATACTTCGAGGTCTTCCCATTGTTTGTTAGCTACAAACATTATCCTTAACGTGGTGTGGTTTAGAAGGTTTGGTCCCTGCATTCCTTTCCAGACTCATCTTGACCCATGTCCTCTCTTGCTGTCTACATGTACCCACATCAACCGTTTCATGCTCCCTtctaccacagggcctttgcacaccCTGCTTCTGCTGCAAAGGACAcatctctttcccttctttgtcCATCATATCAAATTTCCCTAGTACACTCATTGCACACTCGCTTAGCCATGTACTTCTCATAAGAAGCAGTGACAACAGTagtagtttttatatttatgtgatCGATTTTATCATTTCCGCTACTGGATTATAAACTTTATGAGAGCCCTGAATgatgccttattattattattattatttttgagcagagtctcgctctgtcgccaggcaccaggctggagtgccatggcacaatcttggctcactgcaacctccacctcccaggttcaggtaattctcctgcctcagcctcccggatagctgggactacaagcacatgccaccatgcccagctaatttttttttttttgtatttttagtagagacggggtttcatcatgttggccaggatgatctccacctcttgacctcttgatctgcccgcctcggcctcttacaggctggagccaccgcgcccggccaatgcctATTTTTATTCACTATTAAGCCACCCAGTACCAGCAGAGGCTAGCCCATGAGAGATagtcagtaaacatttattgaataagtgaattaatgaattatcCATTCACGTTATGGTTTACATATTGAGTGTTTTTATACAGTCTATTTTTAGAGCAGTTGTACGTTCATAGCAACTATTAagattatattattttgaataaatgattTAGAGATAATTTCATGCTAGTGAAGATAACCtagatatcagaaaaaaaatttaacttttcttaTTAATTAAGATATCTCCCTGAGCAAATTGAGGCTGTTAAGCTCATTATAAGCCAGCCAATGGACTTTGAGTGGGTTTCAGGAATAAATAAGCCAATGAAAGATAAGCTTTGGATTCACGTGAAACAGTCTTGGGCAGAGCCTTTCTGGGGAGAAGGTGGGGGCCTCGTAAGACAGTGTCAGACCTAAGGTGAGGCAGGTGAGCACCACGACTTTCTAACCCTGTGTTGCAATCCAACCTCTTCCACTTTTCCCAAAACGAAGATTTGGCAAGGATCCAGCACATGCAAGTCATCGTCTGGGATGGTGTCTAACACTATGTTTGTCACCAGCCACATTCATTTTCAGGGTGGGAACGCCTAAAAGGGAGATAATTCTGCCTGCGGACTAAGGATAGAAGACCAGAGGAAAAGGCAGTTAGCACTGTGTCTGTTTATCTTACTCCAGAAATAGTCCCCTTAAAAAACATGCCCATCCTTGAGAACGCACAATAGTGTTATTCCATGCCGGTGGTCAGGGAGGACTGAAACAAAATCCTTAAGTTGTCTTAAAATCCACTAGGTGACTTAGGAGCCATCAGAATAGAAGCCAGCCCGTGCGGGGTGTATAGATTTGCAAGCAGCCATGGGCTGGAAGACGCGTGGAGGCCCCATTCAATCCTGCCTGAAATATTCATGTCACTGAATGTATTTCTATCCATCTTAATTGAGAGGGAATGAGGTCGATTGTTAAGAATATGAggttttaggctgggcgcggtggctcaagcctgtaatcccagcactttgggaggccgaggcagatggatcacgaggtcgagagatcgagaccatcctggtcaacatggtgaaaccccttctctactaaaaatacaaaaaattagctgggcatggtggcgcgtgcctgtaatcccagctactcaggaggctgaggcaggagaattgcctgaaccaggaggtggaggttgcggtgagccgagatcgcgccattgcactccagcctgggtaacaagagcgaaactcgatctcaaaaaaaaaaaaaaagaatatgaggtTTTGACATGACATAGACTTGAGTTTGCgtctcagctctgcctcttccTAGTGTGGCCTGTATAAAGGAAAGCAAGAGAAGCTAAATCCACAGAACGAATCAACGTATCTTCTGCAAGCACACGCCCTCCATCCAGGAGAACAGCCTGAGTGTTTTTAGGGGAGTGTGCTTGAGGACGTGTTGAGAATGTTGGAACACCCGCGAAAAGCTCCAGGGCGTGTGAATGAGATGTTAACAGATTCTTCCAACGTCAAAAAGGATAGGTTATCAGGAAAGACAAGAATGAGAAGCCAAGACTTCACCTTTTTGCACACAAAAAAGCTGAGTAAGATGTGAAGCCACTCATTCAtctgctcaagaaatatttactgagctaaTAGCTACAAAGCACTGGGGAGTTACTAGGGGTGTCGTTCATCCGTCTCTCAATGAACAAGACCATCAGGTAAGGTCAGCATGCTAGCTGGACAAGACCAATGTGGTATCTGTCCTTCAATAAGTTGCCTGACAGCAGATACAGTAACGTGAGGCTGGAAGACCGTTTTGTCCATCGAACGAGAGCAGGAACAGGCAAGCGTCTGTGAGGAAGGCACCAGGGACTACCTGAGTAGAAGGGCAGTCCATCCTTTCTGGGGCCAGGGAGGAGGGCTGAGGCTCCTGGACCCACACTAGCTAGGCTGGGCTGGGATGTCCTGCAAGAGtctcctacctccccaccccagcaggcTGCACGCAGCTGCTACCTAAGAGTCCACTTGACTCTGTGTGGTACACAATTTGAGAAAGAGGGAGTCGGAAGAATGGTCAAAGCCCACCTCTCCAGGGACTGCCCAGGCCAGGTCAGGCTCCGCTGCTCTGAGTCTTCACAGAGCCATGCTCCCCGCTTTCCTGAGCTTCCTCACTGTGTGATTCTACACACACCACGGCTTGCCTCACACAGGTCTATCTCCCACGCTAGATCAGAAGTGCCACGAGTGAGGAACCACATCTGTGTCTGTTCACCTTTGTGCCTGCAGGGATTGAGCCCACAGCAGGTAATGGGGCAGGCCTCTGGCCCAGAATAACCTCAATAAAAGCTTGCTGAATGAATGGGTGAAGGCATGAATGAATGTGTACTCTTGGCTTtaggggagggggaggcaggtgCTGGCAGAGCAAGGGAACATCCTTGCCTGGTGAGTTAGATCCTGGAAACAGGTGTGTGGCACTACCTGTGTGGTAACTGCTGTGTTGCGTTTCCTGGCTCCCCTCCGTGTTGTGGGTCTGTGTGCGTGAAGAGCTGTGCTTGGGCTGGAGCTGGTTCTAAGACCGGAGCAAACACGAAGCCATCAAAGTGTGAGGCACGAACCACATTTGGAAATTCATTTCGGAACCTCAGTAGGCTTTCTGGCACCTAGTGGGCACTCAGGTTGGTTTGGTGGGTAAAAtaaaagggagaggagaggaaaagtgggagagaagagaactgggaaagggaagggaaggaggaaatttTACCCCGGGAAGGAGTGTTGGGACTTTGACGTAGTTCCATAATAGGTAATCATTTGTTGGATGGCAGATGTAGATACTAGAGCCTTATCCTGAATTTTTCACACATGCCACCCCTTCTGAGTGGCTCTGGCCAGGCTCTACAGAGGCCACAGGGAGAATGACCTATCCTGTCATTCTCCAAAGCTGCCCCTGAGCCTTCTCCCCCACCCCGGCCCCACACTCACCTGCAGATGGTGAGATGTGATGACCGGCCTGTTCCCCGGGCACCAGACTTCCTCCTTCAGTTGCCTCATGACTTGAAAACACTTCCTTCGGCAGCCCCCATCGTCATCCAGCTGTCCGAGCAACACCTGCTCAGCACGGAAGAAGCTCAGCTGCCAGTGATAACTTGAACAGGCCAACAGGTTAAACCCAAACGACTGGAATAAAGAGGAAAACATTGGGAAATGAGAAGAACAACGCTCCCCGGTATAGAAAGCCATCTCTGAAGCAGTCCACTGATCTGGGGAACCCGTCACCAGGCAGACAGCACATCGCACGTGGGGATGAGAAGGGGGAGTCAGGGAGACCACACGCCACCTTGGATGCGGACAGCTAGAAGGTGGTACCCACTTCCTCTCCTGAAGCAGTTCTCCAACTTGGGCATGCCTCAGAATCACATCACTCAGAGGGCTTCTTAAAACAcagatcggccgggcgcggtggctcaagcctgtaatcccagcactttgggaggctgaggcgggtggatcacgaggtcaggagatcgagaccatcctggtcaacacggtgaaaccccgtctctactaaaaatacaaaaaattagctgggcgtggtggcgcgtgcctgtaatcccagctactcaggaggctgaggcaggagaattgcctgaacccaggaggcggaggttgcggtgagccgagatcgcgccattgcactccagcctgggtaacaagagcgaaactccgtctcaaaaaaaaaaaaaaaaaaacacacacagattgctgggccctgTTCACAGGGTCTCATTCAGCGGGTCTGGAGCCAGGCCCAGGAAGCTGCATTTCTAACAGGGTCCTAGGTGACGCTGGTGCAGGGcccaacactttgagaactgctgatcTAGTGACACCTTAACTTCCCTTCGGAAACTTGTTGGCAGTCAGTAATGCTGTGACTGGTTAAGCTGCTGGAATCACGGCTCCGGCCAGCGGGGGTCCCGCCCACTGGTACCTTGATACACTCCACTCTCTCTTGGGAAGGCCAGCGCTGCAGACATCGAGGCCACCGGGCTTTCTCGGACCAGGTAGTGGGGATCTCCACGGTGGGGACCAGCTCCAGTTCCACCGGATATGCGGATGTTTCCACGGCAACCCACACTGCAGAACGGTTTCCTAGCATGCTGACCTTACCTGATGGGAAATGACCAACCGggtaaggagaagagaaaggcttgCACAGTACAGGCGTTTAAACAAGGCATGTGTGAGCGGCTGCTCTGACCAGCTCCTTGCAACTGATGTGGCAACTTTCACAGTGTCTGTAGCATGTCAAAGATCAAGCCTTGACATCAAAACCAGATGGTTGGTCAGCTAGCCAGCATTGGAGCTAAGAAGTCTCATTGCTGGTGGGTTGCTCTTTCTCCCCCCATCCCAAGGCTTTGATGGCACCTTTCCTTTTAAATGAATGGATTCTTTTCAGAAGGCTCAACTGAAAGTAAAAGCcatagaatagaaagaaaaagtgtagtacagatgctccttgacttacgaCGGGGTCACGtcctgatgaagctgaaaatatTGCAAGCTGAAAATGCATCATCagagcttagcctagcctaccttaaatgtgctcagaaaaCTTACATTAACTTACAGTTGGGTAAAATTATCTAACAAAAGGCCTATTTTATAAtgaagtgttgaatatctcaagGAATTCATtgaatggttgtatgggtacttgaagtacagtttctactaaatatgtatcattttcaCACCCttgtaaagtaaaaaaattatacattgagCCATGGCAAGTTGGGGACCGTCTGTATTTGCTACCGTAACATGAAACCTAACTATTTTCTATATCCTTCTCCATTCCACCCAAACATCTAAATGTTGATTTTCAGAGTAACGCGAACATAGGGAAGGTCAATGCCATTCTTTCCCTCTTCACTTCGATGTTCTGACACTGGTTAGGGACAGCGTCAGCCTCCTTACATATTCATATGCCTTTGGTGAAGTCTGGCTTAGCATGTCTTttatctgagcctcagtctcttaGATGGTATTTGTTTTTACCATCCACTCAGCTAGCCGAGTCTCAGAGGTACCTATCATCAGAAACCCCTGTAACCACAAAATATGTCAAAGCACGTCACAGCCACCGTTTCAAGGATCAGGTGACTGGAAAGAAGTGTCCATTGCCTCGTTTTCTAACCAGGCAAAGAGAAGAAGAGTAAACTAATGCATCTGGGAGTTTTCCAGCTCACATATTagaatttcctcatttctaattTGCTCCCCCTTCTTTCAAAagatataatttttgtttgtttgtttgctttcgtTACAGATAAAGATACGCAGTCTTGAATACAGCAGGATCTATTCATCTTTCTCTGCTCATCCCAATTCTTGAAATAGATAGGAATCTATTGTTTTGCATTTCCTTgcacagataagaaaatggaagCACATTAATTGTGTTACTGTTCAAAAGGGAAACGTTCCTCTCCTTGGCCAGGGTGGGATAAAGGGCTTGTTTTCTGCATCTCATCAGAGCTGCCCAGACAGGAACATGACGAGCACTTTAGCGTTATTTACTGAAAGCACCTCGTCAGCCTGGCCCAGTCTGAGTTCTGCTTTGCACTTTCACTGTGAATAATGTCGCACAGCGTAAGAGGCGAGCGGGTGCTGCAGCCAGCCCATCGGCCCACACCCTGCCCTGTAGCTGGCTCTGCTTAAGAGGTGTGTGACCTTCAGAAGTGACTTAATCTTGCTAAGTCTCAAtgttctcatctctaaaacaggCAGGGAAAGAATTCTTATTCTATTGTGTGGTTACGAGGATTAAACTAAATAATCCATGAAATTTACTCTACTTAGTAAAAAATCTATTAAACATGAACTATTGCCACTACGGAAATTTTCATAACTGTTCATCTAGACAAGCAAATGTACGTACAAatacatccttttattttcacacAGATGGAATTTCATGTTGTTTAGCAGTTTGGTTTTTCACTTAATTATCTAGCACATGCATTTTTCATAGCTCTGTATATATGCGTGGGCATATGCCTGTTCTTCTTAAAGGCTGCATAgcagtccaggaggcagagatagcaCAATTCAATTTAGCCAATTTTCCTTTGTTAGCCATTTATATTACTTCTAGCTATTTACTATTATAAAACTTACGGCAGAGAATATCCTCGTGcatatttctttgtgtatttgtagaaatacatttctaaaactAGAATTGTTGAGTTGTCAAGTAAGCAtgttataacaataaaaaatagacaaattgccCTTTAAAAAGGAGAAACCAGTTTATACTTCTAATAACAACATGAAAATACCCATTTCACCATGCCCACTCGACACTAAGCGAGATcacacttttcatttcttttaactgGTTAGGTGTTTTAATGCACCCAACATTAGTATATTCTAATATATGTTGAAATATACATTAGATGGAatgccttttcttatttttttcaagccatttttattattttcctgtgattccttttttattttttttagtaattatttctgTTGGTCAGCTTATCTTTCTTCTTATTGgtttataaattaagaaagtataaattttgttaaaatttatattttataaatttttatattttctttaaatataaataatagaaaattatattttataaataaatttataaaatataaacttctatttatatttaaagaaaatataaaaagttaagaaaattagcCATTTCCGGTTTGAAATTCACTTTTTCACTTTGTGTGAAcaaaaagggtgtgtgtgtgtgtgtgtgtgtgtgtgtgtgtgtgtacatatgctgCATTGTACAGTAGCTTAAGACTTTGGAGTTGTCAAACTTAATCAGTTCGTTATGGCTCCTGGATTTTGTGTTTTGGTACAAGTTGGTGGTTTCCAAATGTAGAATCTCAGCACACTGGTACTGAAGACAGATGGAGGTGCTGCAGTAGAAATGTGCTAATCACGAAGACCTGGGGTTTGtgaataatttgctttttttaaaaaaaagtatgcttCAGTTTTTAGGCCTGGTTAAGGCTTAATAATCCACAGCATTTTGTAACTATGCCAGCATGGTAACTTTCTTAAAGTCACAAGACTGTTTTGTTAGTATGAATTCCAATCGTCTGTGCattaacagcagaaaaaaaaaaaaacgctgatTCATATTTTGAGGACTAAATAAATGTGAAGAGCACATGATTACTTTCTCAAATTTAGGGTGTGAGCTGCAGACAACACCCAAGCAGAGGTTTTATAGAGTGAAAGGGGAATACCAGCTATTTTCCCTTGTCCTCGTTACTGATCAGCTCACCTGAGAGGTGACAGGTTCTGATTGCGTTTTCCACCAGCTTCCGGAACACCAGGAGGACCTTGGCTGGTACAATGTCTCCGTCGATGTTCACATCTGTCTCGTGCCACTGCCACAGGCTCTTCATAAATTGTTCCACCTCCAGCCACTGCTGCAGACCCTCCGGGTCTCGCAAGGGGCAGGGCAGCCTGGTGCCCTGCAGGGTATAGTACCTCCAGCGTTGCTCCCTGGCTTCCCTGTACCCTGCCAGGCCTTTTACTGGGACTGTGACAAGGAACTGACTGGGGGCCAAAACCTGGGATCAGGAAAGGATTGAAAACAAGCATGAGTTAATAGATTCAGAAAGTAACAGACGTCCTGGGAGCCAACCTGTCTCTCCAGGCAGCTCTGTTAACCACTCCACCCTCAGCAGTGTGACCAGATACACAGAGACCTAGACCTGGGTGTTACAAGTGGATTACATCTTTGTTCTGCCACTGAACCACTGTAAATACTTCGAGTAGGTAAATTAACTCGCTGAGTTTATGATTTCATGAATCTGCAAGTAAAGACAACGAACTAGACCAGGAACTTCACAGGAGATCTGAAGTTTGAGAAACAAGAATGAATATGCATTGACTTCCATGAAGACGCTGCACTGTATTTCTAATGCATTTGACCATTTCAGCTTCATAGTTACACAGTAAGGTAAGTTtgttgccattttcttttctttttctttctttcttttttttttaagatgtggtttcaccatgatggccaggctggtcttgaactcctgacctcaggtcatccacccacctcggcctcccaaaagtgccattttccagatgaggaatcCAAGGTGCAGAGGAGCTTGGAGATCTTTCCAGGGACACACAGCCAGGAAATAGAAGAGTCAGAATTCGAGTTTAGGTCATTTGACAGCTTGTTCAGTTATTATTTCTCTGCCCTAAGCTGGCGCTCACTAGAGAATGAATGACATGGAATGGTGAACGTTTTGACACAAATAAAAGGTAAGAAGTAACAGGAGGGGAGGTAAAAAGATTTTGTAAAATggctccctatttttttttttttttttttttttttgcctgtacTGATAACCCATGGTCAGTGTTCGTGACTAACCCTTCCAAAATCTAAGGCAAAATAAAAGCTTGTTTGTTTAGACAATATGAGCTGTTGAGATGATTCTAAgttctaagaaaaaaagcaaactatcAGAATCCACTTAATCCCCTTCTCCAGGAACCAGTGAAGCAATGACTGGGGGAAAGCAGTCAGACCAGCAGCCGAGGGGTGGAGCGAGTGGGTAAACAGAGCCGTCAAAGGAGCCTGAACTCTGACCATGTCCCACTTCATGTACACCTTCGGCTGGGAGTCAGCTGCCTCCTCTTCATGGAAAGCTCTGACCGTGGAATCTGGTTAACCCTTGCCCAGGACCAGTCACTGGCTCACTGAGCGGTGAACACCCTAATCAGCTCCAGCTGTTTCCGCCTAACTCTGAGAAAACAATAGTTTGATGTTTTAGAAGACGTATCCACATGACTTCTGGTACCCATAAAAAGGTGGCTggatttaaaaagaggaaaaaatgtctAAAGTATAGAATTTAAGATCTGAATATTATTTCAGTCCACTTTTATGTGAATTCAAAAGCACAATGATCATGTTGTTAGTCATATAAgtggtgcttagtaaatatttgttgagcagcctgggcaatatgacgaaacccacctctacaaaaaaaagacaaaaattaaccaggcatgatggcatttgcacctatagtctcagctgctcaggtaagcctgggaggttgaggttgcagcaagccatgattgcaccattgcactccagcttgggtgacagaataaaagcctatctttatttaaaaaaaaaaaaaaaaagcccaaccCAAAGCAaactaaaccaaaaaaaaaaaaaaaaaaaaaaaaccatgttgaATCTGATGtaagataaaaacaattttatatcctATGCTGTAACTATTCTCAAAGCTTAATATGTAAGACATGACATATGTAAACACAAGATATATTTTAAGCTATGAATTCTAAGTGAGACCACTGAAAGAAATTTCCTAGGGTATAGTTCTAAGAAAAGTAATGTAATATGTCTATTTCTAGTCACTGGTTTACATGTGTTCAAGTTAGATTGGCCTGGGTGGTAGAGTTGGGCAAATGATTCCAGGATTCAATCTAGTTTTACAATTTTCACCCTGGAATTAATTTCCAACAATCTGACTCTGTTTCAAAATCCACAAATCCCCAAATCTCTCTAGTGGTTCTTGTGTCCACCAACTTTGAGACATAATGGGCCAGCAATGGTCTTTTGCTCAGGTACTAAttcttttgctcatttatttattcattcattccatataAGTTAAGTGTTTACCATGGGCCACACACCTTGCTGGGTGCTAGGAACAAAACAATGAGTAAACATGGTCTTTACAATTAAGAGATTTGCAGTCTGTAGTGAGAAACAGGCCATGAATACATACAAATTTAATACAAAGTGAAAGAGGTATGTGGCATCAGAAAAATCGAGATAAAGAATGAGGGGGATTCAGAGCCTGACTTCTCTCAcctctaaaatggagataaccAGACTGTCTTTTCCACCAGGTGGTTTACAAGTTTGAGTGAGGTCGCTTCTGTGCGCACAGCTCTGCCCTCACGAATGCGTTGTCTGAATGCTGGTGTTACCCACTGGCTTACACTGGGTGGGACTCCTCAGCATGGAGAGGGGTCGCAAGCCTGCTCCTGCAGCTTCCTCATGCCACCTCTTCTGCTTTCTTCCATCCCCATCTGCAACCCTTAGCCAATTACTTTCAACTGTCTTTTTGTGGATACCCTTGGTTCCCTCCACCCTACCCCCAATCTATTGAGTAGATGGTTAGTAAATGAATGTGTGTTTACCTGAGCTTTGATTGTGACTGCAGAACCTGCTTTGGAATCAAAAGCCTCTATTGTGAGTTTTGGCGTTAGTGCCTGACA
Above is a window of Saimiri boliviensis isolate mSaiBol1 chromosome 11, mSaiBol1.pri, whole genome shotgun sequence DNA encoding:
- the MAB21L3 gene encoding protein mab-21-like 3 encodes the protein MKSLTVGDLEDCLLNKVDLRRQKISQAVEEVQKVVHHLTTNISSQDIRFQAVPYSDTYNENIKVLAPSQFLVTVPVKGLAGYREAREQRWRYYTLQGTRLPCPLRDPEGLQQWLEVEQFMKSLWQWHETDVNIDGDIVPAKVLLVFRKLVENAIRTCHLSGKVSMLGNRSAVWVAVETSAYPVELELVPTVEIPTTWSEKARWPRCLQRWPSQERVECIKSFGFNLLACSSYHWQLSFFRAEQVLLGQLDDDGGCRRKCFQVMRQLKEEVWCPGNRPVITSHHLQTVLFWTCEKYPHFKDWQVFSKAFLRLVRKLHKCVSQHFLKHYFVRNSNLFQCTNPIELDAVAQKVSTFLKNPQISPP